CAACTGCCTCAATGCCCTCGGACCGCAGCTTCCCGAGCTGCTCGGCGGCAGCGCCGACCTGGCGCCCTCGAACCTGACCTTCTGGGACGGCGCCCAGGCGATCAGCGCCGGCTCTTCAGACAACCCCGCTAAGGGCTCTCCGGACGGCAACTACCTGCACTACGGGGTCCGCGAGTTCGGCATGGGCGCGATCATGAACGGCATCGCACTGCATGGCGGCTTCATTCCCTATGGCGCCACCTTCCTGATCTTCATGGAGTACATGCGCAATGCCGTGCGCATGGCGGCGCTGATGGGCCAGCGCGCGGCGTACGTGTTCACCCACGACTCCATCGGCCTGGGCGAGGATGGCCCCACCCACCAGCCGGTGGAACAGCTGACCAGCCTGCGCACCACGCCCAACCTGTCTACCTGGCGGCCCTGCGACGCGGTGGAGACCGCCGCCGCCTGGCACGTGGCGCTCCAGCGCTCGGCCGGCCCCACCGCCCTGGTGCTGTCGCGCCAGGGCCTGGCGCACCAGGCCCGGGACAAGCGGCAGCTGGCCGATATCCAGCGCGGCGGCTACGTCCTCAAGGACTGCCAGGGCACCCCCGAGGCGATCCTCATCGCCACCGGTGCCGAGGTGGGCCTGGCCATGGACGCCGCCGCCGAACTCGAGGCCCGGGGCCGGGCGGTGCGGGTGGTCTCCATGCCCTCCTGCGACACCTTCGACGCCCAGGACGCCGCCTACCGACAGTCGGTGCTGCCGGCCGAGGTCACCGCGCGGGTCGCCGTCGAAGCCGGCCATCGTGACTTCTGGTACAAGTACGCGGGCCTGGACGGCGAGGTGATCGGAATAAGCTCCTTCGGCGAGTCCGGCAAGGCAGAAGACTTGTTCCGGCACTTCGGTTTCGGCGTCGACAATGTCATCGTCGCGACCGAGCGGCTGCTGACCCGGCAAGCCGCCTGATAACGACATCGGGAATCCGGCCGGCGGCGGAGCCCCGCTGCCGACGGCGAAGAGACTGGCGGCGCCTGATGGCGCCGCATACAATGTGCCGACCGTGGCCAGGCACCACAGGCGCCTGGCCACGGTCATTGTTCTCAGGGCGGGGTGAAAGTCCCCACCGGCGGTGATGGCCTCTTTCGCCTCAGCCCGCGAGCGCCCGGGACGGCCGGCGTGCGGTTCCCCACCGACGCGGTCACGACCGGGGTCAGCAGATTCGGTGTGATTCCGAAGCCGACGGTGATAGTCCGGATGGAAGAGAACGGCTCGAGCGACGGGTGCCGATGGCGCCTGGCGGTCGATCCCGCATGCCCTGATTCTGGTGATATCAACGAGGAAAACCATGAATCAGCCCACCTCCCGTTACGCCCCCCGCATCGCCTTCATCCAGGCCAGCTGGCACAGCGATATCGTCGGCCAGGCCCGCGAGGCGTTCACCACCACCCTCGCCGAGAAGCACGGCATCGACGCCGATCGGATCGAGGCCTTCAGCGTCGCCGGCGCCTACGAGATCCCCCTGCAGGCCAAGCTGCTGGCCAACAGCGGCCGCTATGACGCCATCGTCGCCGCCGGCTTCGTGGTCGATGGCGGCATCTATCGCCACGACTTCGTCGCCCAGGCGGTGATCGACGGCCTGATGCGGGTCCAGCTCGACACCGAGGTGCCGGTGCTGTCGGTGGTGCTCACCCCACACCATTTCCACGAGCACGCCACCCACACGGCGTTCTTCCACGAGCACTTCGTGACCAAGGGACGCGAGGCGGCCGAGGCCTGCGCCATGACGCTGGAAAACCTCCGCCAGGCCCGTGGCCTGGCCGACTGACGCACGGCCGCGCCATCTGAACTCCCACGACACTGCCCGGCCCGCGCCGGGCAGTGTCGTTTCATTGGCATCGTCGGGACGAGATTCGAGATCACGGGGAGGAGCCCCCTGAACACGCAAGCGCCGCCGGGCGGACCCGGCGGCACGGAGGGAAGGAACCGTGGAGGCGGGGATGGCCGCCTCCAGGGGCAGGCTACTGCTGCGCGAGTACGAAAGGCGCGGTGTAGCGATCCACGTTGTCCGAGGTGACCAGCATGCAGTCGAAGAGCTTCTTCTCGCTGCCGAGACCGGTCTCACCGGTGCGGATGAACCTGTCCGCCAGGCGAACCGCCTGCTCGGAGAAGATGGCCACCGGCTGCAGGACCGTGTAGGCCATCTCGCCGGCCTTGACCGCATCGATGGCATCGGGCGAGCCATCGAAGCCACCGACCACCACGTCGTCGAGCTTGCCGGCCTCCTTGAGCGCCGCGATCGCCCCGAGGGCCATCTCGTCGTTGCCGCTGATCACCCCCTGGATGTCGGGATTGGCCTGCAGCATGCTCTGCATCTTGTTGTAGCCCTGGGTGCGATCCCAGTTGGCGACATCCGAACCGACCTTCTCGAGGGAGGGGTACTGGCTGAGCACGGTCTGATAGCCATTCGAACGGGTCGCAGCGTTGTTGTCGGAGGGCGCGCCCTTGAGTTCGACGTAGGACGCCCCGTCACCGACGTACTGCACCCACTGCTGGGCCCCCAGGGCCGCCCCCTGGGCGTTGTTGGATACCAGTTGTGCCTCGGCCAGGCCCTGCTGGTTGATCTCGGCGTTGACGATGAACACCGGGATGCCGGCGTCGACGGCCTTGCGTACGGCGCCGATGGAGCCGTCGGCGTTGGCCGGGTCGAGGATTATCGCCTCGGCCTGGTTGGTGATCGCGGTATCGATCTGTCGACTCTCGGCGTTGGTGTCGCCCTTGTGGGAGCTCACGTTGGCCTCATAGCCCAACTCCTCGGCGGTCTCGCGGGCGATCTTGCCCTCGGTGAACCAGTAGGGGTTGGAGTTGTCGTTGACGATGATCGAGATGAGCCCCTTGTCCTGGGCCACGGCGGCGCCGGCGAAGAGCGGCGCGCTCACGGCGAGGGCGGTGATCAGCAGACGCTTTGCGTTCTTGAACATGCTGGACCTTCCTTACTGTTGTGGTTGTAATGCCGACGCATCGGCTGGGCGTTTCACAGCGATATCCGTACGTCAGACGACGGCTCGCTGTTGCGAGGAACTCGGTTGCTGTTGCGTGGGAGACGCCTGTCGTTGTGAGGGAGACGCCTGACCGTCGGACGCCGCCGGGCGCGGCGTCTTGCGGCCCTTGTATTGAATGCTGTTGAGCAGCACGGCGAGCACGATGACGGCCCCGGTGAACACGGTTTGCCAGTAGGACGAGACGCCGATGATCACCAGCCCGTCGGACAAAAAGCCGATCACGAAGGCCCCGAGCAGGGTGCCGCGCACGTTGCCGCGGCCACCGGTCAGCGCCGCCCCGCCGATGACCACGCCGGCGATGGCGGTCAGCTCGTAGGTGGTGCCCGCGGTCGGCCCCGCCGAGGTCAGCTGCGACGACAGCACCAGGCCGGCGATGGCGGCGCAGATCCCCGACAGCACATAGACCGACACCTGGACGCGCTTGACCGGCACCCCGGACAGCTCCGCCGCCCGGGCGTTGCCGCCGGTGGAATACACCCAGCGACCGAAGGGGGTGCGCGACAGCGCCAGCATGGCGGCGATGGCCACGGCCGCCAGGATCAGCACGCCGACCGGTACGCCGAACAGCCGATTGAAGCCCAGCCAGTCGAAGCCGGTATTGCCGAGTTCCGGGCTGCCGCCGAGGTTGTTGTAGGTGAGGCCATCGGTCATCAACAAGGCGACGCCGCGGGCGACGTAGAGCATGCCCAGGGTGGCGACGAAGGCCGGCACCTTGAAGTAGGCGATGAGCACGCCGTTGATGGCGCCGACCAGGGCACCCAGCGCGCAGGTCAGGACGACGACCGCCCACACCGGGGGATAGACCACGACGCCGAAGGCCTCGAACGACACCCCCTGCATCAGGAAGCCGGCGAAGACGCCCGCGAACCCCAGCGTGGAGCCCACCGACAGATCGATGCCGCCGGTGAGGATCACCAGCAGCATGCCGGTGGACAGCAGGCCGAATATCGCCACATGCGACGACATGGTCAGGAAGTTGTTCGCCGAGAAGTAGACCGGCGACAGGATCGAGAAGATGAGGATGATCGCGATCAGGGCGAAGAACGCCCTGCCCTCGAGCAGCAGGCGCCCCAGGTCGAAGCCGCCACTGCCGGCATTCGGCTGGGTGTCGCGTTGAGCTTGGCTGGCATGGGTCATTGTTGTGTACTCCGCTGGTTGTTGGCTCAGGCGGCCACGGCCTCGCCCGAGGCGGCCATGATCTCGGCCTTGCTGACGTCGGCACCGAACTCCGCGGCGATCCGGCCGCGGCTCATCACCACCACCCGGTGCGCGATGCTCAGGCATTCGCCGACCTCGGAGGTGGTGAAGACCACGGCCAGGCCCTGCCGGGCGCCCTCGCTGAGCAGCCGGAAGACCTCGGCCTTGGCGCCGATGTCGATGCCGCGGCTGGGCTCGTCGAGCAGCACGACGTCGGGATGGGTGGCCAGCATCTTGCCGATGACGACTTTCTGCTGGTTGCCCCCCGACAGCGAGCCGATCTCGGCCCTGCCGCCGTCGGTCTTGATATGCACGTTGCGGATGGACTCCTCGACGACCGCCTGCTCCCCCCGATGCGAGGTGAACAGCCGGCGGGTGAAGGCGCCGATACTGGCCAGCGACAGGTTCTCGCCCACCGACATCGTCTGCACGAGCCCGTCGCGCTGGCGGTCCTCGGGCACCAGCACCAGGCCCTGCTCGATGCGCTCGGCGATGCTCAGGCGCGAGACGTCACGGCCCTCGAGGACGACGCTGCCTCCCGTCAGGGGAAGACGGCCGGCGACGCTCTCGAGCAGTTCGGTACGCCCGGCGCCCATCAGGCCGTAGATGCAGACGATCTCGCCGGCCCGCACGTCCAGCGACAGCCGGTCGACGGCCGACCGATCGGGCAGCTTGGCGTCCGGGACGGATACCTCTCGCAGCGACAGGGCGACCTCGCCCATGGCGTAACCGCTGGGTGGCGAGCCGAGGTCGAAACCCTCGCCGACCATGTTCTTCACGATCCACTCCAGGTCGATGTCCCGGCTCGGGGCATAGGCCGTCATGGTGCCGTCACGCAGCACGACGGCATGGTCGGTAATCGTGAGGGCTTCCTCGAGATGGTGGGAGATGTAGACGATCGAGACGCCACGGCTCTTGAGGTCGCGAATCACCCGGAACAGCACCTCGACCTCCGAGGCGGAGAGCGCCGAGGTCGGCTCGTCCATGATCAGGATGCGCGAGTTCGCCGATAGCGCCCGGGCGATCTCGACGATCTGCTGCTGCCCCAGGCGTAGGTCTTCCACCGGCGTGCGCGGGTCGATGGGCTCGTCCAGCTCCTCCATCAGCCGACGCGTCTGGCGCTCCTCCTCGGCGTAGTCGATGCCGGTCGACCCGCCCAGCTCGCGCCCCATGAAGATGTTGTCGCGCACGCTGAGGTTGGGCGCGAGGCTCAGCTCCTGGTGGATGATCGAGATCCCCAGGCGCTGCGCCTCGGTGGTCGAGGCGACGCTCACCGGACGACCGTCCAGGAGGATCTCGCCGGAGGTCGGCTGCAACACCCCCGAGAGGATCTTCATCAGCGTCGACTTGCCGGCCCCGTTCTCGCCGAACAGGGTCGTGACCTGGCCGCGGTGGATATCGAAGTTCACCGATTTCAGGGCATGGACGTTGCCGAAGGACTTGGCGATATGGCGTGCCGAGAGGATGACCTCGTCGGTGCCGTCTTGTTCTTGAAGTATCGGGTTCATGGCATGCTCATCCGTCATTCAGGGAAATCGGGCTCACTGGACGCTCAGGCTGACCGGCGTCACCAGCCAGTTGCGCGGGTTGATCAGCTTGAAGACACCGGTGACCGCGATGGTCCGGCCGGTCAGCGCTCCGGTATCGAGACTCGCCAGCACCTGCGCCTTCATCGCGTCGTTGATCGCCGCGCCGGCGTTCTGGTACTCGATCTGGTTGGTGAACTGGCCAAACTTGATGGTGCCGGTGGCATCCCGCAGGTCGGTGCCGTTGATCGCCGGCCCGGTCTGGACCCGGATCGTCAGGTCGTCGGGAACGCCGGCGACATCGACCGTGTAGATGCCGGCCTTGCCCTCTCCGACCACGCCGGAGAAGCGCACGGGGACCACCGGGCCGATACCGGCCGCCACTCCAAACCGCTCGCCGGCCGCCTTGTCCTCGGCGATGGCGGCGGCCAGTTCAGAGGCCTCGACGGCACGCTCCTCGACGCTGGCTTGCACTTCGGGAAAGTGCTCCGCCCCGAAACGTTCGGCCGAGAAGCCATCATCGACGACCTCCGCCTGGGAGCCGATGGTCACGACCGTGGTGTCCAGGGCCATGGCGCCCAGCAGGACGACCGCGACGCCGATGGCCGCGGCGAGACCTCGCCCCTTCCCGGGACGCGGCAGCGATATGGCATTGGTTGACGCACTCATGGTGAAAGACCTCTTGTTGTTGGAATCTCGGTACTGGCGTGAGCGTCAAGTCGGGCTCAGGAGGCGGCGACGCTGTCGACCCCGGCTGCGGCCCTCGCACCCTCGGGCGCACCGATCTGCCGGCTCACCCAGGCCGCGACCCGCTCGGTCTCCGACTCGCTCATGACCAGATAGAGCTTGGTGCGTCGCTCGAGAATGTCCTCGGCGCTGCGCGCCCATTCGTGATCGACCAGATAGCGCGCCTCGGCGGCGTAGAGGTCGGCCCCCAGGCGCTCGCCCAGGTCCGCGTAGCCCCTGGCCTCGCCGAGGATCCGCCGGGCGATGGTGCCGTAGAGGCGGGCGTAGCGAGTGGCGGTGGTTTCCTCGAGCCAGGGGTAATCGCGCTGTAGGCCCTCGAGGAAGGCCTCGAAGTCGGCACCCGGCATGTCGCCGCCGGGCAGCGGCGCGGTCTCGTTCCAGGTCCTGCCCATCGCCGGAAGGTAGGGCGCGAGCTTGTCCAGGCCATGCTCGGCGAGCTTGCGGTAAGTGGTGATCTTGCCGCCGAACACCGACAGCAGCGGCGCCTTGCCACCGGCGTCGGAGACGTCGAAGACGTAGTCGCGGGTCACCGCCGAGGGATTGTCCTGGGAATCATCGAAAAGGGGCCGGATCCCGGAGAAGCTGGTCAGGATGTCGTCCCGGGTATAGGGCGTCTCGAAGTAGCGATTGACCACACCCAGCAGGTAGTCGATCTCCTGCTCGTCGATGGACACCCGGTCCGGATCGCCCTCGTAGACGACGTCGGTGGTGCCCACCAGCAGCTTGTCGCCCTCGTAGGGATTGACGAAGATCACCCGCTTGTCGTCGTTCTGCAGCAGGTAGGAGTTGGCGGTGGCGTAGCGCTTGGGCAGCACGATGTGACTGCCCTTGACCAGCTTGACCCGGTCCTTGCCGCCCTGGTCGAAGGCGCCCTTGAGCACCTTGTCCACCCAGGGGCCGGCGGCATTGATCACCGCCCTGGCGGAGAGGGGGGTGACCTCGCCGCTGTGGGTATCGGTGAGTTCGACCTCCCAGTGGTCGGCCAGTCGGGTCGCCCTGGTGCAGGCGGTGCGGGTGTAGACCCTGGCCCCGAGGCGCGCGGCGTCGAGCGCGTTGAGGACCACCAGGCGGGCATCGTCCACCCAGCAGTCGGCATATTCGAAGCCCTTGGGATAGTCGTCCTTGATCGCCTCACCCTCCGGGCAGCGACGCAGGTCGAGGCCGCGGCTGCCGGGCAGCAGGTCGTCCTTGCCGCCCAGGTGGTCGTAGAGGAAGAGGCCAGCGCGGACCAGCCAGGCCGGACGCTGCTCGGGGCTGTGGGGCAGCACGAAGCGCATCGGCCAGATGATGTGCGGCGCCTTCTTGAGCATGACGCTGCGCTCCTTGAGGGCCTCGCGCACCAGGCGGAATTCGTAGTATTCCAGGTAGCGCAGGCCGCCGTGGATCAGCTTGCCGCTGCGCGACGACGTGCCCTGGGCCAGGTCGTCCTTCTCGCACAGGGCGACGGACAGGCCGCGGCCGGCGGCGTCCCGGGCGAAGCCCGCGCCGTTGATGCCGGCTCCGATGATCAGCAGGTCGTAGAGCGGCCGGCGGTCGCGGGTCCGAGGCTGGGCGGATGAATCGAGCATGGTTGTTATCTCCTGTCGGGGAATGACGTGGACCGCTTCAGCGTTCGGCGTTGACGCGCTCGAGATGGCGCCAGAAGCCGTCCGAATTGGTGTGGGAACGGCGATAGACCCCGAACAGTCGCTCATAGAGGTTCTGCAGGGCGGGATCGGGCGACACGCACTCCTCGGCCAGGAAGGGCGTCACCCAGGTCCGGCAGGCCTCGGCCAGGTCGCGGTGGTGTCCCAGGCACAGGCTTGCCACCATGGCAGCACCCGCGGCGCCGGTTTCGCCCCGCGTCAGGGTGCGCACCGGCACGCCCATCACCGAGGCGAGGATGGTGCACAGCGTCCTGCTCTGGGCGGCGCCGCCGGTCAGCCGAAGCTCCTCCGGGTGAGCTTCCAGGGCGTGGTAGCAATCTCGGGCGGCGAAGGCGACGCCCTCGTAGATGGCCCGCACCATGTGCAGATGGTTGACCTCGGTGGAGAGGCCCAGGAACTGGGCCCGGGCACGGGGGTTGAAGAAAGGGCCGCGCTCGCCGTTGGCGCAGATGAAGGGGTGATAGATCAGCCGCCCCGGCTCGGTGGTGGCCAGCGCCGCATCGAGTCTCGGCAGCAGTCCCTCGGCGGTCAGCGGCGCTTCTCCCAACGCCTCGAGCATCTCGTTGAGCCCCTTGAGGAACCACTCCAGATTGAGAGTGGCGGCCATGTTGGAACACAGCTGGACCCAGGTGTCGGGCGCGACGCAAGGCATGGTGTAGCAGGACTGGTTGCTGAGCACGATGTCGCGCGAGTCCTCGCGCGCGCACAGGTGAGCCCCGGTGGTGCCGATGATGCTGCAGGCCACTCGCTTGCCGGGCTCATAGACCCCGGCGCCCAGCCCCGTGGCCAGCATATCGACCGGTGCCAGTACCACCGGAGTGCCCTCGGTCACGCCGATCTGGCGGGCCACTTCGGCGCCGAGGACACCGTGCTCGCGGCTGCCGTCGACGATCCGCGGCAGTCGCTCGCGGTACCTGTCCAGGCCGAACGCATTGAGCACCGTGTCCGAGTAGTCGCCGCTGCGGAAGTCACCGTAGGTCCACAGCGCCTCGGCCGGATCGGTGGCGCGGTCGCCGGTCAGGCAGAAGTACAGCCAGTCCTTGCAGTGGAAGATGGTGGCCGCCGCGGCGACGCGATCGGGATCGTGGTGATCGAGCCAGCTCAGCTGGCCGCTCTGGATCGACTGGTTGAGCCCGGTGCCGGTGCACCGGTAGGTCTCGGGCCCGGTGCGGGTCGCCCGCCAATGGGAGACGATGTCGCTGGCGCGGCTGTCGAGCCATAGCAACGCATCCCCCACGGGCCGCCCCTCGGCGTCGATCATCCAGGTGCCGTCGCCCTGCCCGGTCACCGCGATGGCGGCCAGCCGCGGAACGAGCGCCGGGTGCTCGGCAAACAGGCGCTGGAGCGTGGTCCGGGCCGCCTCCCAGGTGCCCGGCAGACTCTGCTCGACGCCCCCGTCGGGAAGGGTCTCGAGGCGATTTGCGCACTGGGTCTTGGCCAATTCGCAGCCCTGGCGATCGAAGGCCACCGCCTTGATCACCGAGGTGCCGGCATCCAGACCGACGATCACGTCATCCTGCATGGGGCACCTCCCGAGCGGGGCCGGTGTCGAAGCGCGCGTTGGCGTTGTAGTGGGTCGGGCTCGACATGATGTTGTCTCTTGTTGTGAGCTGGCGTGCGGCGAGGCGGCGGCGCCGGGTGCATCGAGGAAGATCGTCGGGCCCGGCGATGTTCGTCTCGCCTGTCGGCCATGCGCGTCTTCCGTTGTTGGCGTTGTTGTGGCGCGTCTCGGCTTGCGGTCGTGGTGGCTAGTCCGTCTCCTCGTCGAGCAGGTCCAGCACCGCACGGGCGACGACCTCATCGGTGATCAGTCCCTTGAGCAGCCCGCTGCGCAGCACCGAGAGGGTGGCGCGCACCTTCTCCTCGCCGCCGGCGACGGCGACGATGTGGTGGTCGCGCAGTTGCTCGAGGCCGAGCCCGAGGGTGCGTGCGTTGATCTCGGAATCCACCCGATTGCCGTGGGCATCCAGGAACTGGCCCAGCAGTTCCGCCTCGGCGCCGGCCTCGTGCAGCCGGCGGGCATCCTCGGCGTCTATCTCGCCGAGCTCCATCAGCAACGAATGGCCCTGCGACGGCACCGCGCCCAGCCCCACCATGGTCAGGTCGGCGGCGGTGGCGATGTTGATGACGTCCTGGACGCTGCGCTGCTCCATCAGCACACGCTTGTGCTCGGCGGTGTCGGCGAACAGCGGCACCGGCAGCAGGTAGCCCTCGCCGCCGGTCTTGTCGACCAGGCGATGGATGACGTCATAGGGGTTCAGGGCCATCTTGCGCACCACGCTGCCCAGTACCGGGACCATCTTGAGTCCCGAGCAGTCCATCTGCGGCAGGCAGTTGACCATCTCCGACAGGCTGCGGCCCCAACCCAGCCCCAGCACCTCGACGCTCTTGGCATCCAGCCGGCTCTTCAGGTAGTAGGCCGCGGCCATGCCCAGGTTAGCGAAGGGGTTGGCCTCCTCCTCCACCGGCATCGCCGGCACCACCGAGCACATCTCGAGGTTCATGCGCCGCTTGAGCTCGTCTTCCAGAGTCAGCAACGCCTCGGGCGAGCCCTTGATGAACACCTGCACCGCGCCCATCTCGTGGGCCGCGGCGATCAGCCGGTGCACCTTCATGCGCGACACCATCAGGCGGTCGGCGATCTGTGCCTGGGTATAGCCCCCCACATAGGAAAGCCAGGCCGCTCTCAGGGCCAGGTCGCTCTCGCTATAGCTGGGCGTGGGGTTTTTCATGGCTCTCTCCGTTTTGATATTTTGTTCATGTGCTGTTAAAAATAACGCTAGAGGAGGTTATCGAGGCTGTCAAGGCGTTCCGCAACTGTCGGGCGTCGGCACCGGAACCCCCTCCAGAACGGGCCTGACGGCGCCACGATGCGGCGACACGGCCCCACCCACAACGACAAAGCGGGAGGTCAGCGTGCTCAAGCTCGCCGCCAATCTGACGTTCATGTTCACCGAGGTGCCCTTCCTCGAGCGCTTCGCCCGAGCCCGTGCCGCGGGCTTTCGCTACGTGGAGTTCCACAACCCCTATCCGTTCTGCGAGCGCCTCGAGGAGATCCGCGATGCCGCGGCCCGGGCCGGCGTGGGGATCATTCATTTCAACCTGCCGGGAGGTGACTGGGAGGCGGGCGAACGGGGCATCGCGGTGCTGCCGGATCGCACCGCCGAGTTCTTGCGGGGGCTCGACAGCACCATCGAGATCGCCACTCGGCTGGGCGCCAGCCAGCTCAACTGCCCGCTGGGCTATCCGCGCCCGGACATGTCACAGGAGCTACAGCAGCGGACTCTGGTCGACAACCTGCGCCATGCCGCCGAGGCCACCGCCCAGGCCGGCATCCGCTTGTTGGTGGAACCACTCAACCCCCTCACGCACCCCGGCTACCCGCTGGTCAAAACGGCTCAGGCAGTGGCCCTTCAGGATGCCGTCGACCATCCCAACCTATTGATCCAGTACGATTTCTATCAGATGCAGCGCTCCGAGGGAGAGCTCATCGAGACACTGCGCGGTCACCTGGATCGCATCGGTTTCGTCCAGTTGGCGGACAATCCGGGACGCCACGAACCGGGCACGGGGGAGATCAACTACCGCTACCTGCTCGGCGAGCTGGAGCGCATGGCCTTCGATCGCTTCATCTCGCTGGAGTACACCCCCAGTACCGGGACCGAGGCGTCGCTCGCGTGGATCCGCGACTACGGCATCCGCCACGCCTGACGTCCGTTACGGCATCGACGACACCGACTGACCACACGAGGAAACTCATCATGACCACGCCATTCTGGGTAGGCACCAGCTGGAAGATGAACAAGACGCTGGGCGAGGCCGCCAACTACTGCGCCGCCCTGCAGGACGCCGAACTGCTGCGCGACCCGCAACTGCAAGGCTTCGTGATTCCGCCCTTCACCGCGCTGAGCGAGGTGTGTCGGGCCCTGGCCGACACGTCGGTGATGGTGGGCGCCCAGAACATGCACTGGGCCGATTCGGGCGCCTACACCGGGGAGGTGTCGCCGCCGATGGTCCGGGACTGCGGTGCCGACATCGTCGAGCTGGGACACTCGGAGCGGCGCGAGTACTACAACGAGACCGACACGGCGATCAACCGCAAGGTCAAGGCCGCTCTGGCCCAGGGGCTTCGTCCGTTGATCTGCGTGGGCGAGACCGCCGAGGAGAAGGCGCTGGGCGTGGCCGCCGACACCGTGATCCGCCAGTGCCGGATCGCCCTGAGTGGCGTCCCAGACGAGGCCATGGACCGCGTGCTGATTGCCTACGAGCCGGTATGGGCGATTGGTGAGCACGGCACTCCCGCCACGGCCGAGGATGCCGGCTGGATGCACCGCCGGATCCGCGAGGCGCTGCCGACCACGTCCCAAGGCACTCCCCAGCCGGTGCTCTACGGCGGCAGCGTCAACCTCGCCAACTGTGCCGAGCTCGCCGCCCTGCCCGAGGTCGCCGGCCTGTTCATCGGTCGCAGCGCCTGGCAGCCGGAGGGACTGCTCGGCATTACCGAGCGCGTACTCGAGGTCCGGCGACCCCTGGCCTGAGGTCCCGGCGCCAGACATAAAAAAACCCCGGCGCGAGGCCGGGGAAGCGGGAGTCCCAGACGGGACGAGGAAGTCAGGGTGGGGGCTCAGCCCTTGACGCCCCCCGAGGTCAGCCCGCCGACGATCCAGCGCTGGCAGAGCAGGAAGACCAGGGTGATCGGCAGGCCGGAGAGCACCGCTGCGGCGGCGAAGTCACCCCAGCGCTGGTTGTGCTCGGCGAGGTACTGCTGGGCGCCGACGGCCAGGGTCAGCTTGTCCTCGTCGAGCAGCAGTACCGAGGCCATCGGGTACTCCATGATCGACATGATGAAGGCGAGGATGAACACCACCATCAGGATCGGCACCGACAGCGGCAGCAGGATGTGGCGGAAGGCCTGCCAGGTGCTGGCACCGTCGACCATGGCGGCCTCCTCGAGAGAACCGTCGATGGACTCGAAGTAGCCCTTGATGGTCCAGATGTGCAGCGCCACCGCCCCCAGCGAGGCGAGGATCAACGAACCGTGGGTATTGATGCCCAGCCAGGGCACCAGCTGTCCCAGGCGATCGAACAGGGCATAGAGGGCCACCAGCGACAGTACCGCCGGGAACATCTGGAAGATCAGCATGCCCTTGAGGATCGGCGCCTTGCCCTTGAAGCGCATGCGCGCGAAGGCATAGGCGCTGGTGGTGGAGAGCGCCAGGATCATCAACGAGGACACCACCGCCACCTTGATCGAGTTCCACAGCCACAGCAGCACCGGGAACGGCGGCTGGACGACGCTGCCGTCGGGGCGCTCCCAGGGCATGCCGAAGGCCAGCGCCCAGTGCTCCAGGGAGAAGCGCTCGGGGATCAGGCTGCCGGTGGCGAAGTTGCCCTCGCGGAAGGAGATCGAGATCACCAGCAGCAGCGGGAACACCACCAGGGCGACGAAGCCCAGCAGGGCCAGATGGGCACCCAGCCTGCGGGTGCGAATGGAACGGGGTTGAACCATGGCCATGAGACGACTCCTCTTAGACCTTGACCTTGGACAGGCGCAGGTTGAGCGCCGACAGGCCGACCACCAGCAGGAAGATCATGGTGGCGATGGCCGCCGCCAGGCCGAATTGCTGGCCGGCGTCCTTGAAGGCGATACGGTAGGTGTAACTGACCAGCAG
The Halomonas sp. M4R1S46 DNA segment above includes these coding regions:
- the malG gene encoding maltose ABC transporter permease MalG, whose translation is MAMVQPRSIRTRRLGAHLALLGFVALVVFPLLLVISISFREGNFATGSLIPERFSLEHWALAFGMPWERPDGSVVQPPFPVLLWLWNSIKVAVVSSLMILALSTTSAYAFARMRFKGKAPILKGMLIFQMFPAVLSLVALYALFDRLGQLVPWLGINTHGSLILASLGAVALHIWTIKGYFESIDGSLEEAAMVDGASTWQAFRHILLPLSVPILMVVFILAFIMSIMEYPMASVLLLDEDKLTLAVGAQQYLAEHNQRWGDFAAAAVLSGLPITLVFLLCQRWIVGGLTSGGVKG